One stretch of Hemitrygon akajei chromosome 18, sHemAka1.3, whole genome shotgun sequence DNA includes these proteins:
- the LOC140741353 gene encoding heat shock protein beta-11-like: MLSCRTCQTSRLFQQPVHTLWPVPLTVFEPLECNVWKQVEEMRKGMNFMERIFEELAKEFWGERPRIRAGAEGGQNGTVDKSGDGFSVSLDVPRFSPEELKVKVLGRKVLVTGKYEKKSDDGSGSFSYRLEEFRREFQLPEGVDAQSVKCCLTQDGVIKVQAPRLALTAVDERIVPINSESDTASSPRQNPGEEAQENESGAAEGNNQTKMDSSV; the protein is encoded by the coding sequence ATGCTCAGCTGTCGGACTTGCCAGACGTCCCGCCTGTTCCAGCAGCCGGTGCACACACTGTGGCCCGTGCCGCTCACTGTCTTTGAGCCGCTCGAATGTAACGTGTGGAAACAGGTGGAGGAAATGCGAAAGGGCATGAATTTCATGGAGAGAATTTtcgaggagttggccaaagagtTCTGGGGGGAAAGACCACGAATTCGAGCCGGAGCCGAAGGAGGTCAGAACGGAACAGTGGACAAGAGTGGAGATGGCTTCTCTGTGTCCCTGGATGTACCGCGATTCTCCCCGGAAGAACTGAAGGTGAAAGTCCTTGGAAGAAAAGTGCTGGTGACAGGAAAATACGAGAAGAAGAGCGACGATGGCAGCGGCTCTTTCAGCTACAGACTTGAGGAGTTCAGGAGGGAATTCCAGCTGCCAGAAGGTGTCGATGCTCAGTCAGTGAAATGTTGTTTGACCCAGGACGGTGTGATAAAGGTTCAAGCCCCACGCCTGGCTCTGACCGCTGTGGATGAGCGAATCGTCCCGATCAACAGCGAATCCGATACGGCATCCAGTCCCCGACAAAATCctggggaggaggcacaggaaaaCGAGAGTGGAGCAGCTGAGGGGAACAACCAGACAAAAATGGACAGTTCAGTCTAA
- the LOC140741393 gene encoding heat shock protein beta-11-like, which yields MRNRRPSHPSCLCQQPGNTPWPSLFTRVDPFELTAWKQIEQMRKGMNFIDRAVEGVAKQSWNESAIIQRPGADHQGDQGGSVDKSGGNFSVSLDVSRFSPEELKVKVLGRKVLVTGKYEKKSDDGSGSYSYRLEEFRREFQLPEGVDAESVKCCLTQDGVLKVQAPRLALTAVDERIVPINSESDTASSPRQNPGEEAQENESGAAEGNIQTKMDNSV from the coding sequence ATGCGCAACCGCCGACCTTCGCACCCTTCCTGCCTGTGCCAGCAGCCTGGGAACACACCGTGGCCTAGTCTATTCACTCGCGTTGACCCATTCGAACTTACCGCGTGGAAACAGATCGAGCAAATGCGAAAAGGCATGAACTTCATCGACAGAGCTGTCGAGGGGGTTGCCAAACAGTCCTGGAACGAAAGCGCAATAATTCAGAGGCCGGGAGCTGATCACCAGGGAGATCAGGGCGGGTCAGTGGACAAGAGTGGAGGTAACTTCTCTGTGTCCCTGGATGTATCGCGATTCTCCCCGGAAGAACTGAAGGTGAAAGTCCTTGGAAGAAAAGTGCTGGTGACAGGAAAATACGAGAAGAAGAGCGACGATGGCAGCGGCTCTTACAGCTACAGACTTGAGGAGTTCAGGAGGGAATTCCAGCTGCCAGAAGGTGTCGATGCTGAGTCAGTGAAATGTTGTTTGACCCAGGACGGTGTGTTAAAGGTTCAAGCCCCGCGCCTGGCTCTGACCGCCGTGGATGAGCGAATCGTCCCGATCAACAGCGAATCCGATACGGCATCCAGTCCCCGACAGAATCccggggaggaggcacaggaaaaCGAGAGTGGAGCAGCTGAGGGGAACATCCAGACAAAAATGGACAATTCAGTCTAA